The Xenopus laevis strain J_2021 chromosome 7S, Xenopus_laevis_v10.1, whole genome shotgun sequence genome includes a window with the following:
- the ets1.S gene encoding protein c-ets-1-A isoform X2, which translates to MECADVPLLTPSSKEMMSQALRATFSGFTKEQQRLGIPIDPREWTDMHVREWVSWAVNEFTLKGVDFQKFCMSGAALCALGKECFLELAPDFVGDILWEHLEILQKEDSKQYQTSEITPAYPESRYTSDYFISYGIEHAQCVPPSEFSEPSFITESYQTLHPISSEELLSLKYENDYPLGLLRDPLQPESLQGDYFTIKQEVVTPDNMCLGRISRGKLGGQESFESIESHDSCDRLTQSWSSQSSYNSLQRVPSYDSFDSEDYPPAMPSHKSKGTFKDYVRDRAELNKDKPVIPAAALAGYTGSGPIQLWQFLLELLTDKSCQSFISWTGDGWEFKLSDPDEVARRWGKRKNKPKMNYEKLSRGLRYYYDKNIIHKTAGKRYVYRFVCDLQSLLGYVPEELHAMLDVKPDTDE; encoded by the exons ATGGAATGTGCAGATGTCCCGCTTCTGACACCCAGTAGTAAAGAGATGATGTCTCAAGCTCTACGTGCCACTTTTAGTGGCTTTACAAAGGAACAACAACGTTTAGGGATCCCCATTG ATCCCCGAGAATGGACAGACATGCATGTGAGAGAGTGGGTCTCGTGGGCAGTGAATGAATTTACTCTGAAAGGAGTGGACTTTCAGAAGTTCTGTATGAGCGGAGCAGCATTATGTGCCCTGGGGAAGGAATGCTTCCTAGAACTGGCACCAGACTTTGTGGGAGATATCTTATGGGAGCACTTGGAGATCTTGCAGAAAG AAGACTCAAAACAATACCAGACTAGTGAAATAACCCCAGCATACCCAGAATCAAGATACACTTCAGACTACTTTATCA GTTATGGAATTGAACATGCACAGTGTGTTCCACCCTCTGAATTCTCTGAACCTAGCTTCATCACAGAGTCATATCAGACCTTGCATCCCATCAGCTCAGAAGAACTCTTGTCTTTGAAATATGAGAATGACTACCCTCTAGGACTGCTGCGTGACCCCCTGCAGCCTGAATCTCTTCAGGGCGACTACTTCACCATCAAACAGGAGGTAGTGACTCCAGACAACATGTGCCTGGGACGCATCAGTCGTG gaaaacTTGGTGGGCAGGAGTCCTTTGAAAGTATTGAGAGCCATGACAGCTGTGACCGCCTCACACAGTCCTGGAGCAGCCAGTCCTCATACAACAGCCTTCAACGTGTGCCATCTTATGACAGTTTTGATTCGGAAGACTACCCACCTGCTATGCCGAGCCATAAATCCAAAGGCACTTTTAAAGACTATGTAAGGGACAGAGCGGAACTCAACAAAGACAAACCTGTCATCCCTGCTGCTGCTCTAGCTGGCTACACAG GAAGCGGACCAATTCAGCTGTGGCAGTTTCTCCTGGAGTTACTGACAGACAAATCGTGCCAGTCCTTTATCAGCTGGACAGGGGATGGCTGGGAATTTAAGCTGTCTGATCCAGATGAG GTTGCAAGACGCTGGGGAAAGAGGAAAAACAAGCCTAAAATGAACTATGAGAAGTTGAGTCGTGGGCTCCGCTATTATTATGACAAAAAtataattcacaaaacagcagGAAAGCGATACGTCTACCGTTTTGTATGCGACTTACAAAGTCTTCTGGGATATGTACCAGAAGAACTGCACGCCATGCTTGATGTTAAACCAGACACTGATGAATAG
- the ets1.S gene encoding protein c-ets-1-A (The RefSeq protein has 1 substitution compared to this genomic sequence) — MKAALDLKPTLSIKTEKEYEAYSCSDMECADVPLLTPSSKEMMSQALRATFSGFTKEQQRLGIPIDPREWTDMHVREWVSWAVNEFTLKGVDFQKFCMSGAALCALGKECFLELAPDFVGDILWEHLEILQKDSKQYQTSEITPAYPESRYTSDYFISYGIEHAQCVPPSEFSEPGFITESYQTLHPISSEELLSLKYENDYPLGLLRDPLQPESLQGDYFTIKQEVVTPDNMCLGRISRGKLGGQESFESIESHDSCDRLTQSWSSQSSYNSLQRVPSYDSFDSEDYPPAMPSHKSKGTFKDYVRDRAELNKDKPVIPAAALAGYTGSGPIQLWQFLLELLTDKSCQSFISWTGDGWEFKLSDPDEVARRWGKRKNKPKMNYEKLSRGLRYYYDKNIIHKTAGKRYVYRFVCDLQSLLGYVPEELHAMLDVKPDTDE, encoded by the exons ATATGGAATGTGCAGATGTCCCGCTTCTGACACCCAGTAGTAAAGAGATGATGTCTCAAGCTCTACGTGCCACTTTTAGTGGCTTTACAAAGGAACAACAACGTTTAGGGATCCCCATTG ATCCCCGAGAATGGACAGACATGCATGTGAGAGAGTGGGTCTCGTGGGCAGTGAATGAATTTACTCTGAAAGGAGTGGACTTTCAGAAGTTCTGTATGAGCGGAGCAGCATTATGTGCCCTGGGGAAGGAATGCTTCCTAGAACTGGCACCAGACTTTGTGGGAGATATCTTATGGGAGCACTTGGAGATCTTGCAGAAAG ACTCAAAACAATACCAGACTAGTGAAATAACCCCAGCATACCCAGAATCAAGATACACTTCAGACTACTTTATCA GTTATGGAATTGAACATGCACAGTGTGTTCCACCCTCTGAATTCTCTGAACCTAGCTTCATCACAGAGTCATATCAGACCTTGCATCCCATCAGCTCAGAAGAACTCTTGTCTTTGAAATATGAGAATGACTACCCTCTAGGACTGCTGCGTGACCCCCTGCAGCCTGAATCTCTTCAGGGCGACTACTTCACCATCAAACAGGAGGTAGTGACTCCAGACAACATGTGCCTGGGACGCATCAGTCGTG gaaaacTTGGTGGGCAGGAGTCCTTTGAAAGTATTGAGAGCCATGACAGCTGTGACCGCCTCACACAGTCCTGGAGCAGCCAGTCCTCATACAACAGCCTTCAACGTGTGCCATCTTATGACAGTTTTGATTCGGAAGACTACCCACCTGCTATGCCGAGCCATAAATCCAAAGGCACTTTTAAAGACTATGTAAGGGACAGAGCGGAACTCAACAAAGACAAACCTGTCATCCCTGCTGCTGCTCTAGCTGGCTACACAG GAAGCGGACCAATTCAGCTGTGGCAGTTTCTCCTGGAGTTACTGACAGACAAATCGTGCCAGTCCTTTATCAGCTGGACAGGGGATGGCTGGGAATTTAAGCTGTCTGATCCAGATGAG GTTGCAAGACGCTGGGGAAAGAGGAAAAACAAGCCTAAAATGAACTATGAGAAGTTGAGTCGTGGGCTCCGCTATTATTATGACAAAAAtataattcacaaaacagcagGAAAGCGATACGTCTACCGTTTTGTATGCGACTTACAAAGTCTTCTGGGATATGTACCAGAAGAACTGCACGCCATGCTTGATGTTAAACCAGACACTGATGAATAG
- the ets1.S gene encoding protein c-ets-1-A isoform X1 gives MKAALDLKPTLSIKTEKEYEAYSCSDMECADVPLLTPSSKEMMSQALRATFSGFTKEQQRLGIPIDPREWTDMHVREWVSWAVNEFTLKGVDFQKFCMSGAALCALGKECFLELAPDFVGDILWEHLEILQKEDSKQYQTSEITPAYPESRYTSDYFISYGIEHAQCVPPSEFSEPSFITESYQTLHPISSEELLSLKYENDYPLGLLRDPLQPESLQGDYFTIKQEVVTPDNMCLGRISRGKLGGQESFESIESHDSCDRLTQSWSSQSSYNSLQRVPSYDSFDSEDYPPAMPSHKSKGTFKDYVRDRAELNKDKPVIPAAALAGYTGSGPIQLWQFLLELLTDKSCQSFISWTGDGWEFKLSDPDEVARRWGKRKNKPKMNYEKLSRGLRYYYDKNIIHKTAGKRYVYRFVCDLQSLLGYVPEELHAMLDVKPDTDE, from the exons ATATGGAATGTGCAGATGTCCCGCTTCTGACACCCAGTAGTAAAGAGATGATGTCTCAAGCTCTACGTGCCACTTTTAGTGGCTTTACAAAGGAACAACAACGTTTAGGGATCCCCATTG ATCCCCGAGAATGGACAGACATGCATGTGAGAGAGTGGGTCTCGTGGGCAGTGAATGAATTTACTCTGAAAGGAGTGGACTTTCAGAAGTTCTGTATGAGCGGAGCAGCATTATGTGCCCTGGGGAAGGAATGCTTCCTAGAACTGGCACCAGACTTTGTGGGAGATATCTTATGGGAGCACTTGGAGATCTTGCAGAAAG AAGACTCAAAACAATACCAGACTAGTGAAATAACCCCAGCATACCCAGAATCAAGATACACTTCAGACTACTTTATCA GTTATGGAATTGAACATGCACAGTGTGTTCCACCCTCTGAATTCTCTGAACCTAGCTTCATCACAGAGTCATATCAGACCTTGCATCCCATCAGCTCAGAAGAACTCTTGTCTTTGAAATATGAGAATGACTACCCTCTAGGACTGCTGCGTGACCCCCTGCAGCCTGAATCTCTTCAGGGCGACTACTTCACCATCAAACAGGAGGTAGTGACTCCAGACAACATGTGCCTGGGACGCATCAGTCGTG gaaaacTTGGTGGGCAGGAGTCCTTTGAAAGTATTGAGAGCCATGACAGCTGTGACCGCCTCACACAGTCCTGGAGCAGCCAGTCCTCATACAACAGCCTTCAACGTGTGCCATCTTATGACAGTTTTGATTCGGAAGACTACCCACCTGCTATGCCGAGCCATAAATCCAAAGGCACTTTTAAAGACTATGTAAGGGACAGAGCGGAACTCAACAAAGACAAACCTGTCATCCCTGCTGCTGCTCTAGCTGGCTACACAG GAAGCGGACCAATTCAGCTGTGGCAGTTTCTCCTGGAGTTACTGACAGACAAATCGTGCCAGTCCTTTATCAGCTGGACAGGGGATGGCTGGGAATTTAAGCTGTCTGATCCAGATGAG GTTGCAAGACGCTGGGGAAAGAGGAAAAACAAGCCTAAAATGAACTATGAGAAGTTGAGTCGTGGGCTCCGCTATTATTATGACAAAAAtataattcacaaaacagcagGAAAGCGATACGTCTACCGTTTTGTATGCGACTTACAAAGTCTTCTGGGATATGTACCAGAAGAACTGCACGCCATGCTTGATGTTAAACCAGACACTGATGAATAG